The Nostoc sp. NIES-3756 DNA window CATTTTTGATTCAAGGTGACAGTGCTTATATCGTTGATGCGGCGGGTAACGATTTCTTCCGCGCTAAGTTGGATGGTAGTGAATTAACACTGCTTTCTGTATTTCCTGCGCGTCTTGCAACTGACCCATTCACAGGGCAAACAATTGGGCTGCAAAGTGTTCCTACATCGGTTGCACTTGATTCTGATGGAGCGTTTTATGTCTCTGAATTTACTGGTTTCCCTTATCAAAAAGGTGCAGCGCGTATTTTTCGTATTGGTTCTGATAATCAGCCAACAGTTTATGCAGAAGGTTTTACCCACATCATTGATTTCGATTTTGATAACCGGGGTGGCTTGTATGTTTTAGAATATGCGGCTGAACCTCTTTTCCCTCCGGCTTTTCCTAATTATGGTCAGCTACTTTACGTTGCGCCTAATGGGACTCGTAACGTGATTTCCAGTGGGGAACTGCTTTTCCCAACAGCTTTAGAACTTGGCCCTGATGGAGATATTTATGTCTCTAATCAAGGTTATATCCCTGGTATTGGTCAAGTATTAAGGTTTTCTAATCCTTATGCTTCTGTACCTGAACCTACTTTAGCTTTAGGTTTATTGACATTTGGGGTTCTTGGTTTTGTCACACCATCGGGTAAAAAGAAAGTAGCGGTTAATAAAGGTTCTAAAGCATAAGTTCTGAGCCTAGCTGTAGAAATTGTTCTTGCTCCTCCACTTTTTTATCACACACAAATAAACGTTCATAAGTTACTCATATTTTTTAATTATGAAACAAAAGTTATTTTTAAATTCACAAAATATTGGTAATTATTTAGTTGAAATTGGCTTGTGTCAAGGTTTAGAGAAAGAAGATTTCAGTTTAGAGTTAATTCCTGGTGAAACTAGAAATTTTAATTTGATAGTTAACTTTTCTCAAGGTCGAAAAATTATTGTGAAGCAGGAACGATACCAAAAAGTAGCTGTAAATAATGAATTTTGGTATGAGATAAAAGTAAGAGATTTGATTAAGGAATTTACCGATCTAAATTTCATTCAAGCTTTTCAGTCTTCGGTACTATATGCCGATGAAGAAAATTCAATTATTATTTTCAGTTATTTAGAAGATTATGAAGATTTGGAGGGTTTCTATAGAAATTCTCATGACTTTTCCGCAGAAATTAGTTTAGCTTTGGGAATAGCGATCGCTAATATTCATAGTCAAACTTTTAACCACAAACAATATCGAGATTTCTTATTATCGAATACTACATTACCTGAAAGAGAACATCCTCTCAACTCGCTCCAAAGTTTAGAGGAAATTGGCCCGGAGGTATTCGGAATGTTTCCGGTAGAAGGGTTCAAATTTCTCGCACTTTACCAACGTTATGATAGCTTATCTACAGCGATCGCAGATTTGAGTAATGCTTACATTCCCTGTTGTTTAAGTCATAATGACCTGAAACTGAGCAATATCCTCTTACACAAAAATTGGGAACAACAGCTAGATAGTCCTATCATCCGCCTAATTGATTGGGAACGTTCTTACTGGGGAGATCCAGCTTATGATTTAGGTATTTTGCTTGCTAGCTATCTCAAGCTGTGGCTCAATAGTTTAGTTGTTAGCAGAGCCATCAAGATTGAGCAATCCTTAAAGTTAGCAACAATACCTCTGGAGATTTTACAACCGGCGATCGCAACTTTACTACAAACTTATTTAACTACATTTCCCAGCATCATAGAATATCGCCCAGATTTTTTACAGCGCGTTGTTCAATTTACTGGCACAGCTTTAATTTCGGAAATCCTCTCTTCAATTAAATATCAAAAGACATTTGGTAATACAGGAATATGTATGCTGCAAGTTGCTAAAAGTTTAGTTTGTCGTCCAGAAGCTTCTTTATCAACTATTTGTGGTTTATCTGTTGCTGAGTTAACACAACCATTAAGCAACAAATTCAACGTCCAGCCTGCATTATCTATTTAAACTGGTAATTACTATGAAAATAGTCTCAACTCAGACAAACCAACTAAAACTAACAGATTCCGTATTATTAGATAAATTACAAGATATCGCTAATAACGTCGAACTTCAGCCCAATTTCCGGATATACCACCCTCAATATCAGCCGTTTGAATTATCTGGAGAGGTTGCTGCTAACCTGCGAAAAATGCCACTAGAAATTCAGCAACAATACAACTGCTTACAACTACGTGGCTTTCTCTACGGAATTTACTATAACGGTTATCTACTAAACTCGCTTTCCTTAGCATCAAATAAGAATAGCTTACCAACGGATTTAGAAAATAGCACCTTTTTAGGAATAGACCAAGATTTTCTAGAGCAATTACATTGTCATAACTCAGGTAGCGGCTATTATGACAATGGTTGGTCTATTTTCAAAGAAAAAAGTGACCGTATTTTAATTGTCAATAAAGGTGATTTAAAATTACGGATTGAGCGCGATTATCATCTTCCACCTGTACAGCGTTCTAGTGTAATTGGCGAACAAGTTGCTATTTTAATGCCTAAAAATTTAATTCAGAAAGGATTTTACCTTGCTGTTGGTAATGCAGGCTCTTATGTAGCATCTGATTTGACGGTGAGAATTTATTTTAATATTAGCCCAGAGGGCGCTATTAGTTTAATGGAAACTCTCACACAACAATTAAATTCTGAGGCAATTCCATTTATTTTTAAAGTGCTTTATAATCCCTGTGACTACAATCGCTACGATGCAGGAGTCTTGTATTTTAATCAGTCTCAATATGCAGCAGTCAAACAAATACTCAAGGTAGCTTATATTGCAAATCAAGTTTACTTTCGTTCGGAAGTTCCTTTATTTACTAAAAAATTGAAACCAGGATTAGGGCTTGCAGAACAGCCGATCGCACAGTTAAATATTCCAGAAAGCTTTGGTGAACATCGTTGTCAAATAGTTGCAAATGGTTTATTAGCAGCTATGCAAAAAGGAGACACATCTTCAGAAGGGAAATTGCAGGCTATATTTGATCAGTTTGCTAGTGTAAATATTGATATAGAGTATCCTTATCTCAATGCAGGCTCAAAAGATATTTATGAATTTTTCTAAGAACTAAAGTTCTTACTACAAACCATTTAAGTGTAGATGAGGCGTACAACTTGTACGCCTTATTTTTATGGGAAATAAGAGCGAATAGAATCGTAAAGTTCAGGCTTATTTGGGTTCAG harbors:
- a CDS encoding ScyD/ScyE family protein; translated protein: MLNKLSIVAASAISIVLGVGDATLAASFQVVANNLDSPRGLTFGSDGALYVVEAGRGGTSPCIPAPGAGPDGPQVCYGATGGITRIQNGLQKRILTGLPSVALPIQIPDTDITITIDATGAHDLKFDSNGKPYLLIGLGSSPQRRDDILQVPAFGQLVALDSLTGTASLTPIADLAQYEGLNNPDDQGPSFFNPYNEGIDSNPYSFLIQGDSAYIVDAAGNDFFRAKLDGSELTLLSVFPARLATDPFTGQTIGLQSVPTSVALDSDGAFYVSEFTGFPYQKGAARIFRIGSDNQPTVYAEGFTHIIDFDFDNRGGLYVLEYAAEPLFPPAFPNYGQLLYVAPNGTRNVISSGELLFPTALELGPDGDIYVSNQGYIPGIGQVLRFSNPYASVPEPTLALGLLTFGVLGFVTPSGKKKVAVNKGSKA
- a CDS encoding T3SS effector HopA1 family protein is translated as MKIVSTQTNQLKLTDSVLLDKLQDIANNVELQPNFRIYHPQYQPFELSGEVAANLRKMPLEIQQQYNCLQLRGFLYGIYYNGYLLNSLSLASNKNSLPTDLENSTFLGIDQDFLEQLHCHNSGSGYYDNGWSIFKEKSDRILIVNKGDLKLRIERDYHLPPVQRSSVIGEQVAILMPKNLIQKGFYLAVGNAGSYVASDLTVRIYFNISPEGAISLMETLTQQLNSEAIPFIFKVLYNPCDYNRYDAGVLYFNQSQYAAVKQILKVAYIANQVYFRSEVPLFTKKLKPGLGLAEQPIAQLNIPESFGEHRCQIVANGLLAAMQKGDTSSEGKLQAIFDQFASVNIDIEYPYLNAGSKDIYEFF
- a CDS encoding aminoglycoside phosphotransferase family protein, translated to MKQKLFLNSQNIGNYLVEIGLCQGLEKEDFSLELIPGETRNFNLIVNFSQGRKIIVKQERYQKVAVNNEFWYEIKVRDLIKEFTDLNFIQAFQSSVLYADEENSIIIFSYLEDYEDLEGFYRNSHDFSAEISLALGIAIANIHSQTFNHKQYRDFLLSNTTLPEREHPLNSLQSLEEIGPEVFGMFPVEGFKFLALYQRYDSLSTAIADLSNAYIPCCLSHNDLKLSNILLHKNWEQQLDSPIIRLIDWERSYWGDPAYDLGILLASYLKLWLNSLVVSRAIKIEQSLKLATIPLEILQPAIATLLQTYLTTFPSIIEYRPDFLQRVVQFTGTALISEILSSIKYQKTFGNTGICMLQVAKSLVCRPEASLSTICGLSVAELTQPLSNKFNVQPALSI